GTGTCTGCAGCTATATAGTAGTCTTGCTTAGAGTCAATTAAAGACCTTTAGCctgtaaaataaagtatataattGTGGGGCAGGAATTGCAGGCATGGCGGGTATAAGTCTGTATGTTAGAAGGAATCATctgctttaatttaataaaaacttgTTTGGATATCTCTGTGCTTGTGACGTTGATGTAGTGTATAAAGGCTGAAATTGTCCCTCTTTCTCACCACAGGCCTCAGCAGAGCTCATGGCTAAATGCACAGTGTGGCATATGGATCTTGATGCTTTACCTGATTGGGTTCTGTCAGTTGTTAATCAGGTGCTGCATTGTAATGTTTTCATCAAGTCATTTAAATGATCATTTCAAGATAGATGTCAGACAACTTCAGATCATGTGACTtaaaaacataacaaacaaTTAAGGAATAATACACAATGGGGTGTGAGTTACTGTTTCCACTCTAAAGATTGTTATTTGCTTATAACACATGCTTATAGCACATCCCAacatattttttccctttttattctttaaatattaatttaatgctTTTATCTCTGTAAAAGGGCAGTCAGTGATTAGAACAAATATGTTCATGTAAACCTGTAATTTGCGATTCCTTTCAGGATTTTGTGGACTTCTTTGTGATTGTTCAGgctaaaatgtttgatttttgctGCAGCTTTTTCCAAAATTTGCAATTGCACCTTTAGAGTTGGTTTTGCTTTTTATGAAGAAATCTACTTGAATTGGTCAAATAGCAAGAATAGGATTCTCCTTTTAAACTACTACCAATGAAGAAGACACACATAATAATTTGATCATTTGAATGTcacggaattttttttttttttttttttgcgattgCAAAATGTGTAAATCCTAGAGGAACTGATTTGCAGCTATACTACTTTCATAATTGCTGTTATCGAAAATTAACCAGTACTTGTTTTGACAGGTTCACTGGACAACAGGGAAACTGAACTGCCAGCACTGTGGAGCACACCTTGGTGGTTTCAACTTCATAAACTGTTCACGGTGTCCCTGTGGACATGACACAACTGTGCACCTCGTTAAAAGCCGTGTCGATCAGATTGTAAAGCATGTGGTCTACTTGAGCAGACCAAGCACAGCTAGAGTACGCACAGGGTTTCAAGTGAAACCCAGAGATTTAGAAGGACCAGAGGACAGATCCCTGGGCCATGATCCAAATCAAGTCACTAATGAACTACATCCAGAGCCTGAACTCCTGAGCAGACAAATCCAAGCACCTCATTCTAACAGTGAGTCATCTGTCATCCCTCTGCACCATCCCCCCTTTCTTTGCCTCTCGTTTGTCCTGTGAACGAGCTATCAGATTATATGCAGAACCAGAGCCTCTTGATTCTTTTCCAGCATCTACTGTCACTGACACGGTCACAGGACAAGCGGACATCAGTGATGGTGTTACAGATGAACCACAGGACAATACCTGTGCCACACCTGTAAGGATGTTGTCCAAACGGGAGAGGAATTGCTTAAAGAGCTTGAGGAGAAAGCAGAGAAAGAAGGAGCTCTGGCTTCAGAAACTGCTTGAGGAGATGGTAGTGGTGAAATGTTTTATACGTGGTTTCAAATGAATATTCACAAAGGTTGGACGTGATGTCACTGTTCCTATAGTGAACttcatatatgtatgtgtgtttgagcagAGTGTGAGCTGGAAACAGACTAGCGGTGATGAAGACGAGAAGGAGGGCTGTatgtgtgctgtgtgtctgGACATCTACTACAAGCCCTACATGTGTCAGCCCTGCAGCCATGTGTTCTGTGAGCCCTGTCTGAGGACACTGGCGAAAAGCCGGGAGAGCAGCACACCATGTCCTCTCTGCAGAACTCTCGTATCGCATGTGATCTTCCAGGAAGGTCAGCAAAACAATGAAAGCAATCTCTTTCAACAGAGTAGCATTGGGACTTAGATTAGTTAAATATAACAGGAACATGCAATGACATTTAAATCTAGGTATTTGTTCTAATTTTCTTCTGCTTTAGACTATCTGCTTTATGCTTAATAGTAATATGGTTGTTTCTTAGTGTTTTACAGTAGCCAGGCTACTCTAGCAACTATAGTCAATTTCAGGAAGGCTAGCTTAgttctttatatataattaattaaactgTCATTAAACAGACAAGAGCTCCTCATAAAGTGAATTATGAGGTTTTGGCATCATAACTGCTAACTTGTATAATGATGTTTTTAGAGATTAAATTCAAGATAAACCATAAAATTAAACTAACATTGGACGTCTATAAGTACAATCTCTGTGCCAATGTGCGTGAAAAGGGTTTATATGCAAAAAAACTTCATatgtttacataataataataataagaagaagaagaagaagaagaagaagaaactaaTAATACATACCAGCACAGGACTAAAGGAACAGCTTCAGTTAAAAACTGCAGTGGTGAATAATGGCACAAGAGACTGgcactgtgtgtaaatgttgatGATGGGTCTTAGCTGCAGTGTGAgttcaaatgaacaaacaagcttgtaaaaaaaatcatacagctTTATGCAACAGAGCAATGTATGTTTGATTTAGTTGATTTGGTTTCTTTTAGCAGATTAATTTAATAGTGTTGGTCTTGTACTCCAGATCAACTTAAATGGTTTAcgacaaaattatttattatgttttaaaaataatagaaacagaaacattagTACTCTTTAAGAATGTGCTCGTTAGCCATTTCTGAATGAGTCGTGCATGCGGTTGTGTTTCAGAGCTTCACCAGCGCATCAGGAGCCACTTCCCCAAACAATACAGCATGAGAAATGAGACTTTCAAGAAGACCAACTATTCCAAATTGCCTCTGCCCAGCTGTCCCAAGCGCTTTCACATTTTATGGGGTTTGTTATTAGAGAGATCTTTgaagtttaaaatattaatcagaTGATTTTCCCTCTGTTTGCTACTCACATCAGTACAATATTGATCATATAGggtgtttaattttttgttgttttctataacagcagctctgagagtAACACTGCTGCAAATCACGTTATAAATTACTGGTCTGTTAAGCACAGTGTTGTTCTTGTGGtgattcacagggacttgtatagcAGACCCTCAATACAAAAAGTGTAAGGTGGGGGTCTAGTAATTTATGCAAGGGGCTTTGTAAGAGAAAGTGATAACGAGGTAATGCTGTACTTTTTACCAACACAGGAAATTCTTGGTGATGTTAGCTTTAAGTGAGATTAAAAATGGGGGCTGCTGAGAGAAATTACTACTTATAGCTGCAAAAAATGTTTCATAACCTTAAATgttgctataaataaataagttgtaTAAGTAGTATAAGTTTggtaattactttatttaactgtttttattaagcaTCATTCTCCACTTTTCAGGACTGCAGGGACACAGAAACTCAGCTGGTCAGTGGCAGTTCCCACTCAGAGCACTGGGAATGCACGTACTGGAACTGGGAGACATTAGGCACTGGACCTTTCAGACTAATATTATCACCTTCAGATTCTATTTACACTtggtatttttcatttttatcatcATGTGTGGCCTTTTCTACATCCTCCTTTGGTAATATGACAAGAACTTTACCATGCCAGAAATGTACGAGGCAAAGCTGCAGTCAAGTTTTTATACAGTTCaaagtatttttaattatatatagtggtgaaaaaaaggtgttatttttattattattattatttatttttttttattaatagtgACTTTGTGGAGTTTATATTGCTAAGAATCAAGATAGAATAGAATGTATTGGTGGTTTAAACTACTTCctgatctttattttttttgtctacacCAATAAAATTAGTGTAACAGCACCTGGAAAGAGTAAAATCAGGAGTCAAATTCCACAAATGGTGAATTAGCTATGAATTAAGTGGGTGGGAAATAAAGACCTCTACCACTGTATCCAGCACATCACACAAGAAAAACTTCAATGTTTAATTATCCCAGTCTGCCATTGAACCATTAGTCAGTCTCTTGCACACCAATGTGTTCTGCCCAGTGTTGGGCTGAAAAAGCAGGAGGCAAAGTCTCATAAGGAAACCTAATGTATTCAGGATGCCTGTTGGTTTTAGACAGCATTACAATTGCAGATTGAGACATGCCATGTAGGTCACTTATCAGTCACTTAGTAATGGCTCTAAAGTGTTtcttttaaagtattaaaagaTGCTGTCATGGCTAGTGACT
This genomic interval from Tachysurus vachellii isolate PV-2020 chromosome 17, HZAU_Pvac_v1, whole genome shotgun sequence contains the following:
- the rnf180b gene encoding E3 ubiquitin-protein ligase RNF180, which encodes MASFDALQQTSVLRCKKCRRYVGDSSFLLLASAELMAKCTVWHMDLDALPDWVLSVVNQVHWTTGKLNCQHCGAHLGGFNFINCSRCPCGHDTTVHLVKSRVDQIVKHVVYLSRPSTARVRTGFQVKPRDLEGPEDRSLGHDPNQVTNELHPEPELLSRQIQAPHSNTSTVTDTVTGQADISDGVTDEPQDNTCATPVRMLSKRERNCLKSLRRKQRKKELWLQKLLEEMSVSWKQTSGDEDEKEGCMCAVCLDIYYKPYMCQPCSHVFCEPCLRTLAKSRESSTPCPLCRTLVSHVIFQEELHQRIRSHFPKQYSMRNETFKKTNYSKLPLPSCPKRFHILWGLQGHRNSAGQWQFPLRALGMHVLELGDIRHWTFQTNIITFRFYLHLVFFIFIIMCGLFYILLW